One genomic region from Amaranthus tricolor cultivar Red isolate AtriRed21 chromosome 12, ASM2621246v1, whole genome shotgun sequence encodes:
- the LOC130828849 gene encoding uncharacterized protein LOC130828849, with translation MKVRSSVRKMCEFCKVIKRRGRVYVTCSAKPKHKQRQGFSTFAHEEPLVSMSASATIKPLISNNPSLRVGLAQIVPKLQQPAALFGWRDAIVSLLFKKRN, from the exons ATGAAGGTTAGGTCATCTGTGAGGAAGATGTGTGAGTTCTGTAAGGTGATAAAACGTCGTGGCCGTGTATATGTAACTTGCAGTGCCAAGCCCAAGCACAAACAGCGACAAGGTTTTTCTACATTTGCCCATGAAGAGCCCCTTGTTAGCAT GTCTGCATCTGCTACTATAAAGCCATTGATATCCAACAACCCAAGCTTGCGTGTCGGTCTGGCACAGATCGTGCCCAAACTACAGCAGCCTGCTGCATTGTTTGGTTGGAGGGATGCCATCGTTTCACTTTTATTCAAGAAGAGAAACTAA